One Phaseolus vulgaris cultivar G19833 chromosome 11, P. vulgaris v2.0, whole genome shotgun sequence genomic window carries:
- the LOC137831016 gene encoding glucan endo-1,3-beta-glucosidase-like, with translation MFLESTTQMSSILVLLLLGLLSSIAGAEAIGVCYGVLGNNLPSKQEVVDLYKSNGIGKMRIYFPEAETLDALRGSGIELIMDVARESLQAMTDQNAATDWVRTNVVPYAQDVNFKYISVGNEVRPNQNEAQYILSAMRNIQNAISSANLQGQIKVSTAIDSTLISNSYPPNDGVFNSESYVRPIIEFLKSNGSPLLANVYPYFAYIYDKQNIPLDYALFTQQGQNSVGYQNLFDAMLDSTYAALEKMGASDVKIVVSESGWPSAGGDAASTQNAATYYANLISHAKGGNGTPKRPGGSIETYLFAMFDENNKNGEESERHFGLFTPDKSPKYQLSFN, from the exons ATGTTTCTTGAAAGCACCACACAAATGTCTTCCATtttggtgcttcttcttcttggatTATTATCTTCCATTGCAG GTGCAGAAGCCATAGGGGTTTGCTATGGAGTACTCGGTAATAATCTACCATCAAAGCAAGAAGTTGTTGATTTATACAAAAGCAATGGCATAGGTAAAATGCGTATATATTTTCCAGAAGCAGAAACACTTGATGCTCTCAGAGGTTCAGGAATAGAGTTGATCATGGACGTGGCTAGGGAATCTCTTCAAGCTATGACAGACCAAAATGCTGCCACAGATTGGGTGAGAACAAACGTGGTACCCTATGCACAAGACGTGAATTTCAAGTACATTTCTGTAGGAAATGAAGTTCGTCCAAATCAGAATGAGGCTCAGTACATTTTGTCTGCAATGAGAAACATTCAGAATGCAATTTCATCAGCAAATCTGCAGGGTCAAATCAAGGTGTCTACAGCAATAGACTCCACTCTTATTTCTAACTCTTACCCACCTAATGATGGAGTTTTCAATTCAGAGTCATATGTGAGACCCATTATCGAGTTTCTGAAGAGCAATGGATCCCCACTTCTTGCCAATGTGTATCCCTACTTTGCTTATATTTATGATAAACAAAACATTCCTCTTGACTATGCTCTTTTCACCCAACAAGGGCAGAACAGTGTTGGGTACCAGAACCTGTTTGATGCAATGTTGGATTCAACATATGCTGCTCTTGAGAAAATGGGGGCATCTGATGTGAAGATAGTTGTTTCTGAGAGTGGGTGGCCATCTGCAGGTGGTGATGCAGCTTCAACTCAGAATGCAGCCACTTACTATGCCAATTTGATTAGTCATGCAAAGGGTGGAAATGGAACTCCAAAGAGACCAGGTGGATCTATAGAGACTTACTTATTTGCAATGTTTGATGAAAACAATAAGAATGGTGAGGAATCTGAACGTCATTTTGGTCTCTTCACTCCTGATAAATCACCCAAATACCAACTTAGTTTCAATTAG
- the LOC137828238 gene encoding GRAS family protein RAD1-like, which translates to MEDINRWLLSSYLNESVNHDFAIRRYCPARMEQEQGGECQDQEGVVFDDTELCSSDDSTPCLASSEVDDFVDSFINMDQYEKADQGYQEKHKSFGHFVVSNDDDEADEYSSMNGVFGYLPTTMEDSELEIYENLTTSMLEEEVVAMSDSLGAIPEFVHCAKEANLGVDQGLELVHMLLACAEAVGCRDNQQAELLIRRIWTLASPSGDALQRVSYCFATGLKCRLSLLPYNVITNGTLTDTSMDMPLINRENKMEAFQLLYQTTPYIAFGFMAANEAICQASQGKSSIHIVDLGMEHTLQWSSLIRAFASRHEGPPMLRITGLTDHEDNSKLQTSMSVLVEEASSLGMHLEFQTISEPASPSLLTVEKLNLRKGEALFVNSILQLHKYVKESRSYLKEILLSVKKLGPTAFTVVEQDTNHNGPFFLGRFLESLHYYSAIFDSLEACMPRNSQQRMKIERLHFADEIQNIVAYEGPERTERHERVDQWRRQLGRAGFQVIPLECTSQVRMMLSVYECDGYTLSCEKGNLLLGWKGRPVMMSSAWKVASM; encoded by the coding sequence ATGGAAGACATAAACAGGTGGCTATTATCGTCTTATTTGAATGAAAGTGTTAACCATGATTTTGCCATCAGAAGGTATTGTCCAGCAAGAATGGAGCAAGAGCAAGGAGGAGAGTGCCAAGATCAAGAGGGAGTGGTTTTTGATGATACTGAGTTATGTTCTTCTGATGACAGCACTCCTTGTTTGGCTTCATCAGAAGTTGATGACTTTGTTGATAGCTTCATCAACATGGATCAGTATGAGAAAGCAGATCAAGGGTACCAAGAGAAGCATAAAAGTTTTGGCCACTTTGTGGTGagtaatgatgatgatgaggctGATGAATACTCCTCCATGAATGGTGTCTTTGGATATCTTCCAACCACCATGGAGGATTCAGAATTGGAGATCTATGAAAATCTCACAACATCCATGTTGGAGGAAGAGGTTGTTGCAATGAGTGACTCTTTGGGTGCAATACCTGAGTTTGTGCATTGTGCCAAAGAGGCCAACCTTGGTGTGGACCAAGGCTTAGAGTTGGTTCACATGCTGCTGGCCTGTGCTGAAGCTGTGGGGTGTAGGGACAACCAGCAAGCTGAGTTGCTGATCAGAAGAATTTGGACTTTGGCAAGCCCTTCAGGAGATGCACTGCAAAGAGTTTCCTACTGTTTTGCCACAGGATTGAAGTGTAGATTGTCACTTCTTCCATATAATGTCATTACAAATGGTACACTCACAGATACTTCCATGGATATGCCTTTGATCAATAGGGAGAATAAGATGGAAGCATTTCAACTTCTTTACCAAACCACACCTTACATTGCCTTTGGTTTCATGGCTGCAAATGAAGCCATATGCCAAGCATCACAAGGAAAGAGCTCAATACACATTGTTGATTTAGGAATGGAGCATACCCTTCAGTGGTCTTCCCTCATAAGGGCCTTTGCTTCAAGGCATGAGGGTCCTCCAATGCTCCGGATCACAGGATTAACCGACCATGAAGATAACTCTAAACTTCAAACTAGCATGAGTGTGCTTGTGGAGGAAGCAAGCTCTTTGGGAATGCATCTTGAATTCCAGACAATTTCTGAGCCTGCATCTCCTTCTCTTCTTACTGTGGAGAAGCTGAACTTGAGAAAAGGTGAAGCTTTATTTGTCAATAGTATCTTGCAGTTGCACAAATATGTCAAAGAAAGTAGAAGCTATCTGAAGGAAATTCTGCTATCAGTGAAGAAGCTAGGTCCAACTGCTTTTACAGTGGTAGAGCAAGACACAAACCACAATGGCCCTTTCTTCCTTGGGAGATTTTTGGAATCACTTCACTATTACTCGGCCATATTTGATTCTCTTGAGGCATGTATGCCAAGAAATAGCCAACAGAGGATGAAGATAGAGAGATTACACTTTGCAGATGAAATTCAGAACATTGTAGCTTATGAGGGTCCAGAAAGAACAGAAAGACATGAAAGGGTAGACCAATGGAGAAGGCAATTAGGCCGAGCAGGATTTCAGGTGATACCATTGGAGTGCACAAGCCAAGTTAGAATGATGCTTTCTGTTTATGAGTGTGATGGATACACATTATCCTGTGAGAAGGGAAACCTTCTACTTGGATGGAAAGGAAGGCCAGTGATGATGTCTTCTGCATGGAAAGTGGCAAGTATGTGA
- the LOC137829836 gene encoding glucan endo-1,3-beta-glucosidase-like yields the protein MFLENTTQMSSILVLLLLGLLSSIAAAESIGVCYGVIANNLPSKKEVVDLYKSNGIGKMRIYFPEAEKLDALRGSGIELIMDVARESLQAMTDQNAATDWVRRNVIPYAQDVNFKYIAVGNEVRPNHKEAPYILSAMRNIQNAISSANLQGRIKVSTAIDSTLISNPYPPNDGVFNSESYVRPIIEFLKSNGSPLLANVYPYFAHIYDKQHIPLEYALFTQQGKNSVGYQNLFDAMLDSKYAALEKMGAPDVKIVVSESGWPSEGGDAASTQNAATYYANLISHAKGGSGTPKRPGGSIETYLFAMFDENNKTGDKSEKYFGLFTPDKSPKYQLSFN from the exons ATGTTTCTTGAAAACACCACACAAATGTCTTCCATtttggtgcttcttcttcttggatTATTATCTTCCATTGCAG CTGCAGAATCCATAGGGGTTTGCTATGGAGTAATCGCTAATAATCTACCATCAAAGAAAGAAGTTGTTGATTTATACAAAAGCAATGGCATAGGTAAAATGCGTATATATTTTCCAGAAGCAGAAAAACTTGATGCTCTTAGAGGTTCAGGAATAGAGTTGATCATGGACGTGGCTAGGGAATCTCTTCAAGCTATGACAGACCAAAATGCTGCAACAGATTGGGTGAGAAGAAACGTGATACCTTATGCACAAGACGTGAATTTCAAGTACATTGCTGTAGGAAATGAAGTTCGTCCAAATCACAAGGAGGCTCCGTACATTTTGTCTGCAATGAGAAACATTCAGAATGCAATTTCATCAGCAAATCTGCAGGGTCGAATCAAGGTGTCTACAGCAATAGACTCCACTCTTATTTCTAACCCTTACCCACCCAATGATGGAGTTTTCAATTCAGAGTCATATGTGAGACCCATTATCGAGTTTCTGAAGAGCAATGGATCCCCACTTCTTGCCAATGTGTATCCCTACTTTGCTCATATTTATGATAAACAACACATTCCTCTTGAATATGCTCTTTTCACCCAACAAGGGAAGAACAGTGTTGGGTACCAGAACCTGTTTGATGCAATGCTGGATTCGAAATATGCTGCTCTTGAGAAAATGGGGGCACCTGATGTGAAGATAGTTGTGTCTGAGAGTGGGTGGCCATCTGAAGGTGGTGATGCAGCTTCAACTCAGAATGCAGCCACTTACTATGCCAATTTGATTAGTCATGCAAAGGGTGGAAGTGGAACTCCCAAGAGGCCTGGTGGGTCTATAGAGACTTACTTATTTGCAATGTTTGATGAAAACAATAAGACTGGTGacaaatctgaaaaatatttTGGTCTCTTCACTCCTGATAAATCACCCAAATACCAACTTAGTTTCAACTAA
- the LOC137830682 gene encoding porphobilinogen deaminase, chloroplastic, with the protein METLCSAVVFPSFKIRTSPFSKCGIRASLAIEQQTLLQTKVALLRIGTRGSPLALAQAYETRDKLMASHPELAEEGAIQIVVIKTTGDKILSQPLADIGGKGLFTKEIDEALINSDIDIAVHSMKDVPTYLPDKTILPCNLPREDVRDAFISLSAASLADLSSGSIVGTASLRRKSQILHRYPSLNVEENFRGNVQTRLRKLSEGVVQATLLALAGLKRLNMTENVTSILSIDDMLPAVAQGAIGIACRTNDDKMAEYLASLNHEETKLAVSCERAFLETLEGSCRTPIAGYASRNMDGNCFFRGLVASPDGTRVLETSRIGSYVAEDMIKMGKDAGEELLSRAGPGFFSS; encoded by the exons ATGGAGACCCTTTGCTCTGCTGTGGTCTTCCCATCTTTCAAAATCAGAACTTCACCTTTCTCCAAATGTGGCATCAGGGCTTCCCTTGCCATTGAGCAACAAACTCTGCTGCAGACTAAAGTTGCTCTCCTTAGAATTGGCACCAGAGGAAG TCCACTAGCTCTGGCTCAAGCATATGAGACCAGAGACAAGCTCATGGCATCACATCCAGAGCTAGCAGAAGAAGGGGCTATTCAGATTGTAgtaataaaaacaactggtgATAAAATACTATCACAACCTCTTGCAGACATCGGTGGGAAGGGCCTGTTCACAAAGGAAATTGATGAGGCACTCATAAACAGTGACATTGACATTGCTGTTCACTCAATGAAAGATGTTCCTACTTACTTACCTGATAAAACAATTCTACCATGTAACCTTCCACGTGAGGATGTTAGAGATGCATTTATATCCTTGAGTGCAGCTTCACTGGCTGATCTATCCTCTGGAAGTATTGTTGGTACTGCTTCACTCAGAAGGAAGTCACAAATACTCCACAGATATCCATCTCTAAAT GTGGAGGAAAATTTCCGTGGCAATGTCCAAACAAGACTGAGAAAACTCAGCGAGGGTGTTGTCCAAGCTACCCTATTGGCTTTAGCTGGTCTCAAACGATTAAACATGACAGAAAATGTGACTTCAATCCTATCAATTGATGATATGCTTCCAGCTGTTGCCCAAGGTGCAATTGGAATAGCCTGTAGAACTAACGATGATAAAATG GCAGAATACCTTGCTTCACTGAATCATGAAGAAACAAAACTAGCAGTTTCCTGTGAAAGAGCCTTCCTTGAAACATTAGAAGGGTCTTGCCGCACTCCTATTGCAGGCTATGCTAGCAGAAACATGGATGGCAATTGCTTCTTCAGAGGATTAGTTGCTTCCCCAGATGGAACCCGTG TGCTTGAAACTTCCAGAATTGGTTCATATGTTGCTGAAGATATGATTAAGATGGGTAAAGATGCTGGGGAGGAGCTTCTTTCTCGAGCTGGACCTGGCTTTTTCAGTAGTTAG